The genomic stretch CAAAGCACATCGGATTGAGGAGCGTTGTCGCGAAAAACCGTTTTGACAGGTCTCATCGGGTCGTGCACTATCGTCCCGCCACATGGGCGTGCACGCCCACTCGCGCATCAATCAAAGCTCCGCATCGTACACGAGGAAGTGTCATGCACCGGACTCACGCGCTGCGCTTGACGAGCATCCTGGCCGTTCTGCTTTTCGTGTTGCTTGCCTGCCCGCGACTGGCATCCGCACAGACACGCATCATGCCACTCGGGGATTCGATTACCGGATCGCCGGGGTGTTGGCGCGCGCTGCTGTGGAATCAACTGCAAAGCACCGGCTTCACCGATATCGATTTCGTCGGCACGCTGCCACCCCAGGGGTGCGGTGTCGCCTACGACGGTGACAATGAAGGCCATGGTGGATTCCTCGCCACCACCGTGGCGGATCAGAATCTTCTCCCCGGCTGGTTGAGCGCCACGAGCCCGGACATCGTGCTCATGCATTTCGGCACCAACGATGTCTGGAGCGCGCGGACCCCCAGCCAGATTCTGGCTGCCTTCAGCAAGCTCGTGGATCAGATGCGCGCGAGCAATCCAAACATGAAGATCCTGGTGGCGCAGATCATCCCCGTGGCGCCCGGTAGCTGCGCGGAATGTCCGCGGCGGACCATCGACTTCAACGCCGCGATTCCTGGCTGGGCGGCGAGCAAGAGCACGACGGCCTCACCGATCGTCGTCGTGGATCAATGGACCGGTTTCAACCCGGCCACGGATACGGGCGATGGCGTGCACCCCAACGACGCGGGCATCGTCAAGATCGCGAACAACTGGTATCTGCCGCTGACACAATTCCTGAACAACAATGGCGGCGGCGGCAATGAAATCATCGCCAATGGCACATACCGCATCACACCGCGCGCCAGCCCCGACAAAGCGCTTGATGTCGCGGGGCATGGGACGGCGGACAACACCAATGTGTTGCAGTGGTCCTATGGCGGAGCGAACAATCAGCGCTGGACGCTGACCCATCTGGGCGACAACGTGTATCAGCTCATCGGCGTGGAAAGCGGCAAGGCGTTGCAGGTCACCAGCACATCGACGGCCAACGGAACGAATGTCGACATCCGCACCTACACGGGCGCCG from Cystobacter ferrugineus encodes the following:
- a CDS encoding RICIN domain-containing protein — protein: MHRTHALRLTSILAVLLFVLLACPRLASAQTRIMPLGDSITGSPGCWRALLWNQLQSTGFTDIDFVGTLPPQGCGVAYDGDNEGHGGFLATTVADQNLLPGWLSATSPDIVLMHFGTNDVWSARTPSQILAAFSKLVDQMRASNPNMKILVAQIIPVAPGSCAECPRRTIDFNAAIPGWAASKSTTASPIVVVDQWTGFNPATDTGDGVHPNDAGIVKIANNWYLPLTQFLNNNGGGGNEIIANGTYRITPRASPDKALDVAGHGTADNTNVLQWSYGGANNQRWTLTHLGDNVYQLIGVESGKALQVTSTSTANGTNVDIRTYTGAANQHWAITATSDGFYRLTPVSSSGSALEVSGNSTANGANVQQWEWTGGPNQQWTFQTP